From the genome of Proteus vulgaris, one region includes:
- a CDS encoding helix-turn-helix transcriptional regulator, with the protein MNTIQCDNKNQYDCLIQKKSYFYPQYQILENEQKALFIIRKNTLILQNCTDTVTVNQDQIIFLQQGNYTIKTPATEPAEIIYIPLSDDFLRDFTSKYNDILSQIERDEDFSSAFICFQNSPLIQFCSNGFEYITIHSCPETFTQLRIEELLILLLSTEQGSDLMALLRQLSHRQIDRLKLFMEKNHLKNWKLKQFAREFGMGLTTFKELFNHVYGTSPRTWICERRIIYAHQLLLTTEMSIVDISMESGFSSQSYFTQSYHRRFNMTPSKARNLRLKL; encoded by the coding sequence ATGAATACCATACAATGTGATAATAAAAACCAATATGATTGCTTGATTCAAAAGAAATCTTATTTTTATCCACAATATCAAATACTAGAAAATGAACAAAAAGCACTCTTTATAATACGAAAAAACACACTTATTTTACAAAACTGCACTGATACAGTAACAGTTAATCAAGATCAGATTATTTTTTTACAGCAAGGTAATTACACAATAAAAACACCCGCTACAGAACCAGCAGAGATTATTTACATACCTCTCTCTGATGATTTTTTAAGAGATTTCACATCAAAATACAATGATATTCTGAGTCAAATAGAAAGAGATGAGGATTTTTCGAGTGCATTTATCTGTTTCCAAAATTCGCCTCTTATACAGTTTTGTAGTAATGGTTTTGAATATATTACTATTCACTCTTGCCCTGAAACATTTACACAGTTACGAATTGAAGAACTTTTAATCCTTTTGCTTTCAACAGAACAAGGCTCAGATTTAATGGCATTATTGCGCCAACTCAGTCACCGCCAAATCGATCGTTTAAAACTGTTTATGGAAAAAAATCACTTAAAAAATTGGAAACTCAAACAATTTGCTCGTGAATTTGGTATGGGATTAACAACATTTAAAGAGCTTTTTAACCATGTCTATGGAACGTCCCCAAGAACATGGATTTGTGAAAGAAGGATCATTTATGCACATCAGTTACTACTTACCACTGAAATGAGTATCGTTGATATATCAATGGAATCTGGTTTTTCAAGTCAATCTTACTTTACACAAAGCTACCATCGTCGTTTTAACATGACACCGAGCAAAGCGAGAAATCTTAGATTAAAATTATAA
- a CDS encoding T3SS regulon anti-activator ExsD domain-containing protein, whose protein sequence is MIKEHKFPPQPHYYDYLALLKKMMAGNDKKTVDRLFNLQFSLHINENITNEYNINEQQIKILSRVLCRESLDSLLQSTWFLRKKHCFIAITKEDIRDIIEISRSFHPPRLYSAFTVMDWDQSLRATVNINEHMRLIQAIIKPLFIWWAQHITPQLFTLYETKKELELQIKQCENIKSFEKKQLSNIKDSFLSLDDINIKLSTDNVRLIVINDLLQKSIQLLLEHWETEPVFNIEITNTLDYIRNVTPNSELLKPLWEILNSIPEAPENCHILKHWLLERDLCLKNDLFLWK, encoded by the coding sequence GTGATAAAAGAACATAAATTCCCTCCCCAACCTCATTATTATGACTACTTAGCATTACTAAAAAAAATGATGGCTGGCAATGATAAAAAAACTGTAGATAGACTATTTAACCTACAGTTTTCTTTGCATATCAATGAAAATATTACTAACGAATACAATATAAACGAGCAACAGATAAAAATATTATCTCGCGTACTATGCCGTGAAAGTTTAGATAGCTTATTACAATCCACTTGGTTTTTACGGAAAAAACATTGCTTTATCGCTATTACTAAAGAGGATATTCGCGACATCATTGAGATTTCCCGTTCTTTTCATCCACCGCGGTTATATTCTGCTTTTACTGTAATGGATTGGGATCAGTCATTAAGAGCAACCGTTAATATCAATGAGCATATGCGCTTAATTCAAGCCATTATAAAACCACTTTTTATTTGGTGGGCTCAACATATTACACCTCAATTATTCACCCTTTATGAAACAAAAAAAGAGCTTGAGCTTCAAATTAAGCAATGTGAAAACATTAAGTCATTTGAAAAAAAACAATTATCAAATATAAAAGACTCTTTTCTATCTTTAGATGATATCAATATTAAACTTAGTACAGATAATGTTAGATTGATTGTCATTAATGACTTATTACAAAAAAGTATTCAGTTACTCTTAGAACATTGGGAGACCGAACCAGTCTTTAATATTGAAATAACTAATACATTAGATTATATACGTAATGTGACACCGAATTCTGAACTATTAAAACCTTTATGGGAGATTTTAAATAGTATTCCAGAGGCTCCTGAAAATTGTCATATACTAAAACATTGGTTATTAGAAAGGGATCTTTGTTTAAAGAATGATCTATTTTTATGGAAATAA
- a CDS encoding sugar transporter encodes MKLKQSVCLAFMLFPTLSFANNEFNSVIEDFDRYFETQEPIKIEPKTSATISSSTRTGQANRGVNRTTTVSQQNKPEQRVKPSTPAEIDNQVVEPVKTPDITLAENCPVLPSDYSKFKSDNTRYLTPLLSFVPIKPQFTPEDLNRYQYRNNATVYNPLALYSKESYSKPQQNQNLLLDIIPGTFYSVTAIPFHFVYQFNRSVLDHKQPLFNKTLLNRLADTRNKYQTLYQKYTEQTLALKEHLEKLQNANNQIKQLELSLAETEEKLATANNLLNDDTLKQAVAKLQTDLKETKEERDLLIKQLADKENVLSATTAKNTELAKQQQDFEKQSETLKNLEVKFTQLEQEKEQLQSQYLQAQALLKDDSAKKEIDKLQKLLESTKAEQEKLLSQLNEKQTLLTKIEQEKENVQAQYVQAEQLLQGSREQKEQELAKLEAVKNKEIIALEKSLSTITNEQTNLAKQLADVQSQLATIKKEKEDIQSQFVQAQSLLKDNTAKKEIEKLQSTLLKITSEREDLSKELALKVADAEKQQDANNKLVDEQRQEIAQLKTQVEKNNQEQTQLNNSLLAVQQQKEQADEKLKAIPELKLQLESKITELADLKKNLSAGEKAVDNLITDKNNLIAKLEKAQNELSAKYQALDTQFKESNIALAQLTVSQTESAKASALLEKQLTEKQNAVDKLSNQLADVKAQLEKQNIESTQQISVLKQQQTEAIGQSKQQEKTLADTQKEMLDITKQLETQRALTQSLEEKSTQLNEKIKAKEAELAKANTETSNVLKENKTLKEQLEKIAGEGQMIAGQLAYAYSIIGKDNAQRNKSILSEIQKQNYIQYDDNTYFKILKQGKPVDSIAGKTVIFTMHEELTDGTVTLNYDKAKPLTLPYRQLPLPLNTFIAKAGINGKAKIYIKPGGGYGKNGVPGQVPPESMSIVTIEVLDVK; translated from the coding sequence ATGAAATTAAAGCAGAGTGTTTGTCTCGCTTTTATGCTGTTTCCAACACTGTCGTTTGCCAATAATGAGTTTAATTCTGTTATTGAAGATTTTGATCGTTATTTTGAAACGCAAGAGCCAATTAAAATTGAGCCTAAAACATCTGCTACAATTTCATCGTCAACGAGAACTGGTCAGGCTAATCGTGGAGTAAACCGTACAACAACGGTATCTCAACAAAACAAGCCAGAGCAACGAGTTAAGCCTTCTACACCAGCAGAAATAGATAATCAGGTTGTCGAGCCTGTAAAGACACCTGATATCACGCTGGCTGAAAATTGCCCAGTCTTACCTTCAGATTATTCTAAATTTAAGAGTGATAATACTCGTTATTTGACCCCATTACTCTCATTTGTTCCGATTAAACCTCAGTTTACACCCGAAGATCTTAATCGATATCAGTATAGAAATAATGCGACGGTCTATAATCCATTAGCGCTTTATTCGAAAGAAAGCTATTCAAAACCTCAACAAAATCAAAATTTATTATTAGATATTATTCCAGGCACATTTTATTCTGTGACTGCAATTCCTTTCCATTTTGTATATCAATTTAATCGCTCTGTGCTCGATCATAAACAACCTCTTTTTAATAAAACGTTGTTGAATCGTTTAGCCGACACAAGAAATAAATATCAAACTCTGTATCAGAAATATACAGAGCAAACACTAGCGTTAAAGGAACATTTAGAAAAACTTCAAAATGCGAATAACCAAATTAAGCAATTGGAACTATCGCTGGCTGAAACAGAAGAAAAATTAGCGACTGCAAATAACTTACTCAATGATGATACATTGAAACAAGCTGTTGCCAAGCTACAAACAGACCTGAAAGAAACAAAAGAAGAACGTGATTTATTAATTAAGCAATTAGCCGATAAAGAAAACGTGTTAAGTGCAACAACTGCAAAAAACACAGAGCTAGCAAAACAACAACAAGATTTCGAAAAACAATCAGAAACACTTAAAAATTTAGAAGTGAAGTTTACTCAACTTGAGCAAGAAAAAGAGCAATTACAATCTCAGTATTTGCAGGCTCAAGCGCTACTAAAAGATGATAGTGCTAAAAAAGAAATTGATAAGTTACAAAAGTTACTTGAGAGTACGAAAGCCGAACAAGAAAAACTATTAAGTCAATTAAATGAAAAACAAACATTATTGACTAAAATCGAGCAAGAAAAAGAAAATGTCCAAGCTCAATATGTACAAGCTGAACAATTACTCCAAGGTAGTCGTGAACAAAAAGAACAAGAATTAGCCAAGCTAGAAGCTGTAAAAAATAAAGAAATAATAGCATTAGAAAAGTCGTTATCGACAATAACCAATGAACAAACTAATTTGGCCAAGCAACTGGCTGATGTACAGAGCCAATTAGCAACCATTAAAAAAGAAAAAGAAGATATTCAATCTCAGTTTGTGCAGGCACAATCTTTATTAAAAGATAATACTGCGAAAAAAGAGATAGAGAAACTACAAAGTACATTATTGAAAATCACATCAGAACGTGAAGATTTATCTAAAGAGCTTGCATTAAAAGTAGCAGATGCAGAAAAACAACAAGATGCTAATAACAAACTTGTTGATGAACAACGTCAAGAGATAGCACAATTAAAAACACAAGTTGAAAAGAATAACCAAGAACAAACTCAACTTAATAACTCACTTTTAGCTGTTCAACAGCAAAAAGAGCAGGCTGATGAAAAGCTGAAAGCTATACCAGAATTAAAATTACAATTAGAGAGTAAAATAACAGAATTAGCTGACCTGAAAAAAAACTTATCTGCAGGTGAAAAAGCGGTTGATAATTTAATTACAGATAAAAATAATTTAATTGCTAAATTAGAAAAAGCACAAAATGAATTGTCAGCTAAATATCAAGCATTAGATACGCAATTTAAAGAAAGTAATATTGCATTAGCACAATTAACAGTGAGTCAAACAGAAAGTGCCAAGGCCTCTGCATTATTGGAAAAGCAGCTTACTGAAAAACAAAATGCTGTTGATAAATTAAGTAATCAATTAGCTGATGTAAAAGCACAATTAGAAAAACAAAATATAGAAAGCACACAGCAAATTAGTGTGTTAAAGCAACAGCAAACAGAAGCAATTGGGCAATCAAAACAGCAAGAAAAGACATTAGCTGACACCCAAAAAGAGATGCTTGATATCACTAAACAGCTTGAAACTCAACGTGCATTAACTCAATCTTTAGAAGAAAAGAGTACGCAATTAAACGAGAAAATTAAGGCAAAAGAAGCTGAATTAGCGAAAGCTAATACTGAGACAAGCAATGTATTAAAAGAAAATAAAACATTGAAAGAGCAGCTTGAGAAAATAGCAGGTGAAGGGCAAATGATCGCAGGGCAACTTGCTTATGCTTATTCAATTATTGGTAAAGATAATGCTCAACGCAATAAGTCTATTCTATCTGAGATTCAAAAACAAAATTATATACAGTATGACGATAATACCTATTTTAAAATTTTAAAACAGGGTAAACCTGTTGATTCAATTGCAGGTAAAACGGTTATATTTACGATGCATGAAGAGTTAACTGACGGGACTGTAACGCTTAATTATGATAAAGCTAAACCACTTACTTTACCTTACCGCCAACTACCATTACCACTGAATACCTTTATTGCTAAAGCTGGTATCAATGGTAAAGCTAAAATTTATATAAAACCAGGTGGTGGCTATGGGAAAAATGGTGTTCCTGGACAAGTACCACCGGAATCAATGTCTATTGTGACAATTGAAGTTTTAGACGTTAAATAA
- a CDS encoding NADPH-dependent FMN reductase — translation MNHFKIGIVVGSLRKDSYNKQTANALVKLFPKEFSHEFIDIGNLPLYNQDDDNNTPSVVISFKQHIKECQGIIFVTPEYNRSIPGVLKNALDQASRPYGMNAWDKIPAGIIGVSTGNISTAIAQQHLRNSLSFLNMPTLNQPECYLKWYDGMVEDGEFSEKTAHFMQNWVDAYVAFVKQNNQ, via the coding sequence ATGAATCATTTTAAAATAGGTATTGTTGTCGGAAGTTTAAGAAAAGATTCGTATAATAAACAAACAGCAAATGCATTAGTTAAGTTATTTCCTAAAGAGTTTAGTCACGAATTTATCGATATCGGTAATCTTCCTCTCTATAATCAAGATGATGACAATAATACACCTTCTGTTGTTATCAGTTTCAAGCAACACATAAAAGAGTGCCAAGGCATTATCTTTGTCACACCAGAATATAATCGTTCTATTCCTGGTGTCCTCAAAAATGCGCTTGATCAAGCATCTCGCCCCTATGGAATGAATGCTTGGGATAAAATTCCTGCGGGTATTATCGGTGTTTCAACCGGTAATATTAGTACAGCTATAGCACAACAGCATCTACGTAACTCGTTATCTTTCTTAAATATGCCGACCTTAAATCAGCCTGAGTGTTATCTGAAGTGGTATGATGGGATGGTTGAAGATGGAGAATTTTCTGAAAAAACAGCACATTTTATGCAAAATTGGGTTGATGCTTATGTCGCTTTTGTAAAACAAAATAATCAATAA
- a CDS encoding sigma-S stabilization anti-adapter protein IraP: MDKNLKEIECEIAALKIVIKSLLSTLSDKQRRDMLGNISIVIEDTSNRYPQLNEVINLTEQYVKKLTQA, translated from the coding sequence ATGGATAAAAATTTAAAAGAAATTGAGTGTGAAATTGCGGCACTGAAAATTGTTATCAAATCTTTACTTTCCACGCTAAGTGATAAACAACGAAGAGATATGCTCGGCAATATATCTATTGTAATTGAAGATACATCAAATCGATATCCTCAGCTTAATGAAGTTATTAACTTAACAGAGCAATATGTAAAAAAACTCACTCAAGCTTAG
- a CDS encoding methyl-accepting chemotaxis protein, with protein MQKLRNITIRLMMIIILGALCVLFGSVSLYSAWSLSQISEGNRADNQIIKQMAALSQGNDQYFRFTSRLNRLVEQKAEGKEVDFAQAQIAMENMEKQIEYMKSVSPGPMDAKVSKELMDVWQTLFEQGVKKQMELALNGTIEQYEHHAKNVTPTLSRELGNVSENFNNAANIKIDRTIAEVDELIEVTQIVIIISAILGGIILILTDRYLVSMLQKPLESIRQHFVKITEGDLSQPLEPFGNNCAGRLIPLLNGMQNSLHEAVSTIRQGSDSIYRGASEIAKGNNDLASRTEEQATALEQTAASMEEITAAVNQNMEHAYQARELAEVASMTVEKGNELAELVVTTMDGISDSSSKIADIITVINNIAFQTNILALNASVEAARAGAHGRGFMVVANEVRNLAGDSAKAAKEIEVLIADSTTRVRKGASLVSDMEKTMEDILTGVKQVTSIMKEITIASEEQSKGIGQVSVAITQMDGVTQQNASLVEQVSAAAISLERQTEELQLSVKKFNLVHH; from the coding sequence ATGCAGAAACTTCGTAACATTACTATTCGTCTGATGATGATAATCATACTGGGGGCTTTATGTGTGTTATTTGGCAGTGTGAGTCTTTATAGCGCATGGTCACTATCACAAATATCTGAAGGCAATCGGGCTGATAATCAAATAATAAAGCAAATGGCCGCACTCAGTCAGGGAAATGACCAATACTTTCGTTTTACTTCGCGGCTTAATCGTTTGGTTGAACAAAAAGCAGAGGGTAAAGAAGTTGACTTTGCACAAGCACAAATCGCAATGGAGAACATGGAAAAACAGATTGAATATATGAAATCTGTTTCTCCGGGGCCGATGGATGCAAAAGTATCAAAAGAGCTAATGGATGTATGGCAAACGCTTTTTGAGCAAGGAGTAAAAAAGCAAATGGAGTTAGCGCTCAATGGCACTATTGAGCAATATGAACACCATGCAAAAAATGTAACGCCTACGTTGAGCCGTGAATTGGGTAATGTGAGTGAAAACTTTAATAATGCCGCAAATATAAAAATTGATAGAACCATTGCAGAAGTGGATGAGCTTATCGAAGTGACACAAATCGTTATTATCATTAGCGCTATTTTAGGAGGAATTATTCTGATCCTAACTGATCGTTATTTAGTGTCAATGTTACAAAAACCACTCGAAAGTATTCGCCAACATTTTGTGAAAATTACAGAAGGTGATTTGAGTCAGCCACTCGAGCCTTTTGGTAATAACTGTGCTGGGCGATTAATACCATTATTGAATGGAATGCAAAATAGTTTACATGAGGCAGTAAGCACTATCCGTCAGGGAAGTGACAGTATTTATCGAGGTGCATCTGAAATTGCCAAAGGGAATAATGATTTGGCGTCTCGTACTGAAGAACAAGCGACGGCACTAGAGCAAACAGCCGCAAGTATGGAAGAAATCACAGCTGCCGTTAACCAAAATATGGAACATGCTTATCAAGCGAGAGAATTGGCTGAAGTCGCATCAATGACTGTTGAAAAAGGTAATGAATTAGCTGAATTAGTTGTAACAACAATGGATGGGATCTCTGACAGTTCAAGTAAAATAGCAGATATCATCACTGTCATTAATAACATTGCATTTCAAACAAATATACTGGCTTTAAATGCGTCAGTTGAAGCTGCAAGAGCAGGAGCTCATGGGCGAGGATTTATGGTTGTCGCTAATGAAGTGCGCAATTTAGCTGGAGATAGCGCAAAAGCCGCTAAAGAGATTGAAGTCCTTATTGCTGATTCCACAACGCGTGTAAGAAAAGGTGCCAGTTTAGTGAGTGATATGGAAAAAACAATGGAAGATATTTTGACTGGAGTAAAGCAGGTCACTTCAATAATGAAAGAAATCACTATTGCATCAGAGGAACAAAGTAAAGGAATTGGTCAAGTGAGTGTAGCAATTACTCAAATGGATGGCGTAACACAACAGAATGCCTCTTTGGTTGAACAGGTCTCAGCAGCTGCCATTTCGTTAGAAAGACAGACCGAAGAACTACAATTATCAGTAAAAAAATTCAATCTAGTGCATCATTAA
- a CDS encoding TonB-dependent receptor domain-containing protein codes for MIFQAKKNIITLVILCISTSSLASQNTPANQEDKLVVTANKTKTDIKHINTKDISTIRGTTNSDIFANETSLQSNNSRNEAGALDIGIRGLQGNGRVPIIIDGSLQSTNTWRGYQGSADRTYIDSDLIDSIEIEKGASMSKFSGGAIGGTVKLKTISANSIIPQGDQVGFLFKGSLYNNNVRPTVSSSEENEGSYQPSTDLKSTHFNNGSYTAGVAYRNDKFDFLIAYSDRTQGNFIAGKHGYDKYKQTDAPIKPGQEVVNTSYESQSTLLKSNIYFNADSSLEINYRHHEQKAGEVLAAYWYQYDGKMSQWTLGSAKIDTTSVNYSYKPESILVDMNVGVWWTKGRFNQRNGLTDDVTAHNGNQYKHKYNDERIGFNIENTSQFANQPIDITYGIEYMTQTTKPLTKRYESNWSPEGTTPGKELPPANRNAKGITSSLFTNIAYKGEWIDTLGGWRIHSFKVEDHIAGKTTTYGPKNDFFGEIRFHVTPDLDLYSKYSDTYREPSLFESSVSDQTYSYNPKYPIKPENARSFEVGIHLDKDNLIFDEDNTSLRIAYFNNDIKNYLSQGVNPNGGYYPESYVITKNYDKFKLSGYEVELKYDSNYLFGSVDATFYNKANLCSKAEMELGRLESACNSVGFAWGLSPSRIPPEKIFSGIAGIKMFDQKLQTGVRVRYNSGKDYPQKWLVGTAAAPVQKLYSSTTVDLFGKYALRKNINFTFNIDNLTDRYTFDPGTVIYMPIPGRTVRFGIETTF; via the coding sequence ATGATATTTCAAGCAAAGAAAAATATAATAACCTTGGTTATTTTATGCATATCAACGTCATCTTTAGCCAGCCAAAATACGCCAGCAAATCAAGAAGACAAACTTGTTGTTACCGCAAATAAAACTAAAACAGATATTAAGCATATTAATACAAAAGACATTAGTACGATAAGAGGAACGACTAATTCAGATATCTTTGCTAATGAAACATCGCTTCAAAGCAATAACTCTAGAAATGAAGCTGGGGCACTTGATATTGGTATTCGCGGATTACAAGGAAATGGCCGTGTTCCTATCATTATTGATGGAAGTCTACAATCAACCAATACTTGGCGAGGTTATCAAGGAAGTGCAGACCGAACATATATTGATTCAGACTTAATTGATTCTATTGAAATAGAAAAAGGCGCTTCCATGAGTAAATTCTCTGGGGGAGCGATAGGCGGAACCGTTAAGTTAAAAACGATTTCAGCAAATAGCATTATCCCTCAAGGGGATCAAGTCGGCTTTCTGTTTAAAGGCAGTCTCTATAATAATAATGTGCGACCAACAGTGAGTTCGAGTGAAGAAAATGAAGGTAGTTATCAGCCATCAACAGATTTAAAAAGTACCCATTTTAATAATGGTTCTTATACTGCTGGTGTGGCATATAGAAATGATAAATTCGACTTTTTAATCGCTTATAGTGACCGTACGCAAGGTAACTTTATTGCGGGTAAACATGGGTATGATAAATATAAACAGACGGATGCGCCGATTAAACCAGGTCAGGAAGTCGTTAATACCAGTTATGAAAGCCAGTCAACTTTATTGAAATCCAATATCTATTTTAATGCTGATTCCAGCCTAGAAATTAATTATCGTCACCATGAACAAAAGGCGGGTGAAGTTCTTGCCGCTTATTGGTATCAATATGATGGAAAAATGTCTCAATGGACACTCGGTAGCGCCAAAATAGATACAACATCTGTAAATTACTCTTATAAACCAGAATCGATTCTAGTGGATATGAATGTCGGTGTTTGGTGGACAAAAGGGAGATTTAATCAAAGAAATGGCTTAACGGATGATGTTACTGCTCATAATGGAAATCAATATAAACATAAATACAATGATGAACGTATTGGTTTTAATATAGAAAATACATCTCAGTTTGCGAATCAGCCAATAGATATCACTTATGGTATTGAGTATATGACCCAAACGACAAAACCATTAACCAAAAGATATGAATCTAATTGGAGTCCTGAGGGTACAACGCCAGGTAAAGAGCTTCCTCCTGCAAATCGGAATGCAAAAGGGATAACGAGCTCATTGTTTACCAATATTGCTTATAAAGGTGAATGGATTGATACATTGGGCGGTTGGCGTATTCATTCATTTAAAGTTGAAGATCATATCGCTGGAAAAACAACAACATATGGGCCTAAAAATGATTTCTTTGGTGAGATCCGTTTCCATGTGACACCAGACTTAGATCTTTATAGTAAATATTCAGATACTTATAGAGAACCAAGTTTATTTGAAAGCTCTGTATCAGATCAAACATATTCTTATAACCCTAAGTATCCGATTAAACCTGAAAATGCACGATCTTTCGAAGTCGGTATCCATTTAGATAAAGATAATCTTATTTTTGATGAAGATAATACGTCATTACGTATTGCTTATTTCAACAATGATATTAAGAATTATCTTTCTCAAGGGGTAAATCCAAATGGTGGATATTATCCTGAGTCTTACGTTATTACTAAGAATTACGATAAATTTAAATTATCAGGTTATGAAGTTGAATTAAAATATGATTCAAATTATCTTTTCGGTTCCGTTGATGCGACTTTCTATAATAAAGCTAATTTATGTTCAAAAGCTGAAATGGAATTAGGTCGTCTTGAATCAGCCTGTAATTCTGTTGGCTTTGCATGGGGATTATCGCCATCAAGAATACCACCAGAGAAAATTTTCTCCGGAATTGCGGGTATCAAAATGTTTGATCAAAAATTACAAACAGGTGTTAGGGTTCGTTATAATTCAGGAAAAGATTATCCTCAAAAATGGTTAGTTGGAACGGCGGCTGCTCCTGTTCAGAAATTATACTCATCAACGACTGTCGATCTTTTTGGTAAGTACGCATTAAGAAAAAACATCAACTTCACATTTAATATTGATAACTTAACGGATCGTTATACATTTGATCCTGGTACGGTTATTTATATGCCAATTCCAGGACGTACTGTTAGATTTGGGATAGAAACCACTTTCTAA
- the lysS gene encoding lysine--tRNA ligase, which translates to MSQQQQGAEQAPDLNNELQTRREKLSALRDNGNAFPNDFRRDALSDELHQKYDAMSAEELEAANVEVAIAGRMMTRRIMGKASFATLQDMGGRIQLYVSRDDLPEGIYNEQFKKWDLGDILGARGRVFKTKTGELSVHCTEVRLLTKALRPLPDKFHGLADQEMRYRQRYLDLISNDGSRKTFQIRSQVMAGIRQFMVNKGFMEVETPMMQTIPGGASARPFITHHNALDIDMYLRIAPELYLKRLVVGGFDRVFEINRNFRNEGVSPRHNPEFTMMELYMAYADYRDLIELTEELFRTLTENVLGSSLVKYGDQEFDFGKPFAKLTMKEAICKYRPETVMADLDDMDKAVAIAQSIGIKIEKSWGLGRVQCEIFEEVAESHLIQPTFIIEYPAEVSPLARRNDDNPFITDRFEFFIGGREIGNGFSELNDAQDQAERFEDQVRQKEAGDAEAMFFDHDYITALEHGLPPTAGLGIGIDRMVMLFTDSHTIRDVILFPAMRPNK; encoded by the coding sequence ATGTCGCAACAGCAACAAGGTGCGGAGCAGGCACCTGATTTAAATAACGAACTGCAAACACGCCGCGAAAAATTATCCGCTTTACGTGATAATGGTAACGCATTCCCAAATGATTTCCGCAGAGATGCACTGTCTGACGAATTACATCAAAAGTATGATGCAATGAGTGCAGAAGAGTTAGAAGCAGCGAATGTGGAAGTTGCTATTGCAGGTCGTATGATGACTCGCCGTATTATGGGCAAGGCATCTTTCGCTACATTGCAAGACATGGGTGGTCGCATTCAGCTTTATGTTTCTCGTGATGATTTGCCAGAAGGCATCTACAACGAGCAATTTAAAAAATGGGATCTTGGCGATATCTTAGGTGCTCGTGGTCGTGTTTTTAAAACGAAAACAGGTGAATTAAGTGTTCACTGTACAGAAGTGCGTTTATTAACTAAAGCACTGCGCCCGTTACCAGATAAATTCCACGGTTTAGCTGACCAAGAAATGCGTTATCGTCAGCGTTATTTAGATCTGATCTCTAACGACGGATCACGTAAAACTTTCCAAATTCGTTCACAAGTTATGGCGGGTATTCGTCAATTTATGGTGAACAAAGGCTTTATGGAAGTTGAAACACCGATGATGCAAACCATTCCTGGTGGAGCAAGTGCGCGTCCGTTTATTACTCACCATAATGCGTTAGATATTGATATGTATCTGCGTATTGCACCTGAGTTATATTTAAAACGTTTAGTTGTCGGTGGTTTTGATCGCGTATTCGAAATCAACCGTAACTTCCGTAATGAAGGTGTATCACCGCGTCATAACCCAGAGTTCACTATGATGGAACTCTATATGGCGTATGCAGATTACCGTGACTTAATTGAATTAACGGAAGAATTATTCCGTACATTAACTGAAAATGTACTGGGTTCTTCGTTAGTGAAATACGGCGACCAAGAGTTTGATTTTGGCAAGCCATTTGCCAAATTAACCATGAAAGAAGCTATCTGCAAATATCGTCCAGAAACTGTAATGGCTGATCTTGATGATATGGATAAAGCAGTTGCTATTGCCCAATCTATTGGTATTAAGATTGAGAAAAGCTGGGGCTTAGGCCGTGTTCAGTGTGAAATTTTTGAAGAAGTTGCAGAAAGCCACTTAATTCAACCAACTTTTATCATTGAATACCCGGCAGAAGTTTCACCATTAGCTCGTCGTAACGACGATAATCCATTTATCACTGACCGCTTCGAATTCTTTATTGGTGGTCGTGAAATTGGTAATGGTTTCTCAGAACTTAATGATGCACAAGACCAAGCTGAACGTTTTGAAGATCAAGTTCGTCAAAAAGAAGCCGGTGATGCAGAAGCTATGTTCTTTGACCATGACTATATTACGGCATTAGAACATGGATTACCGCCAACAGCAGGTTTAGGTATTGGTATTGACCGTATGGTAATGTTATTTACTGATAGTCATACTATCCGTGATGTCATTTTATTCCCGGCAATGCGTCCTAATAAATAA